In Crassostrea angulata isolate pt1a10 chromosome 4, ASM2561291v2, whole genome shotgun sequence, one genomic interval encodes:
- the LOC128181708 gene encoding uncharacterized protein LOC128181708 → MTAGNEIVPLEDIPNDQDGTGHRDGMADTIDDNRDGMAGTIDDNRNGMDEIDIIVKPTARPTTLNMKNNSDEVDFRRFQGFDEPDAPNNNRSSKNVFTDRQNIVRGLCDASLMAANISQLRAVLDGDHGNKFFIPLLIMIGLSLFSHIVFGLLMIQRWRKERRAELEHQRDVENAAGTPVSRSSNPRGVTCLCAWCECVEWYDEVSMFCMYLVIILNVAIAGLGLTDNNK, encoded by the exons ATGACTGCCGGCAATGAGATAGTACCATTAGAGGATATTCCCAATGACCAGGATGGCACTGGCCACAGGGATGGAATGGCGGATACAATCGATGACAACAGGGATGGAATGGCGGGTACAATCGATGACAACAGGAATGGAATGGATGAAATCGATATAATTGTCAAACCTACTGCTAGGCCGACTACCTTGAAT ATGAAGAACAATTCGGACGAAGTAGACTTCAGACGTTTTCAAGGTTTCGAT GAACCCGATGCCCCAAACAACAACAGGtcttcaaaaaatgttttcactGACAGACAAAACATCGTTCGAGGACTCTGCGACGCATCACTGATGGCGGCAAACATCTCCCAACTACGCGCGGTATTGGACGGAGACCATGGAAACAAATTCTTCATACCTCTATTGATCATGATCGGGTTGTCGCTTTTCTCGCATATAGTGTTTGGACTTCTTATGATTCAAAGATGGCGAAAAGAAAGAAGAGCCGAATTGGAACACCAAAGGGATGTCGAAAATGCAGCGGGCACGCCGGTGTCTAGGTCAAGTAATCCACGAGGGGTCACGTGTCTTTGTGCGTGGTGCGAGTGTGTTGAGTGGTATGACGAGGTCAGCATGTTTTGTATGTATTTGGTAATTATTTTGAACGTTGCAATCGCAGGACTAGGTTTGACAGACAACAACAAGTAA